In a genomic window of Gossypium arboreum isolate Shixiya-1 chromosome 7, ASM2569848v2, whole genome shotgun sequence:
- the LOC108449978 gene encoding probable rRNA-processing protein EBP2 homolog — protein sequence MGLRSNEVENVMEDDSNVMDDVSEEEFESESDSEEEDVKLAEPSKNSIYNRDGLIEKLEDISWPENVEWMHKLSFDIDQEKEVDVNDDLARELAFYTQALEGTRLAFEKFESMKLPFLRPPDYYAEMVKTDAHMQKVKGRLLSQKRQIEEAEERRKAREAKKIAKEVQAEKMKERAKQKKHEIEAVKKWRKQRQQSGFPASGKDSELDLGFEDGKAFERSSKKRPGVSPGDRSGGKAKQHGGGKGKNMKNREIRNSKFGFGGRKGLKKQNTAETTNDFRGFNKGSAAGNKKRKR from the coding sequence CTGAGTCGGACTCAGAAGAGGAAGATGTGAAGTTGGCCGAGCCTTCGAAGAACTCTATATACAATAGAGATGGGCTCATTGAGAAGCTTGAAGATATCAGCTGGCCGGAAAATGTTGAATGGATGCACAAGCTTTCTTTTGATATTGATCAAGAGAAAGAGGTGGATGTGAACGATGACCTGGCTAGAGAGCTCGCTTTCTACACGCAGGCATTGGAGGGGACAAGGTTGGCATTTGAGAAGTTTGAGTCGATGAAGCTACCTTTCCTTAGGCCTCCGGATTATTATGCGGAGATGGTTAAGACAGATGCCCATATGCAGAAGGTGAAAGGCAGGCTTTTGTCGCAGAAGAGACAGATTGAAGAGGCTGAGGAGAGGAGAAAGGCCAGAGAAGCCAAGAAAATTGCTAAGGAGGTTCAAGCTGAGAAGATGAAAGAAAGAGCCAAGCAGAAAAAACATGAGATTGAGGCTGTTAAGAAGTGGAGGAAGCAAAGGCAGCAGAGCGGCTTCCCTGCCAGTGGTAAAGACAGTGAGCTAGACTTGGGTTTTGAAGATGGTAAAGCATTCGAGAGATCCAGCAAGAAAAGGCCAGGGGTCTCACCCGGGGATCGATCCGGAGGGAAGGCAAAGCAGCATGGTGGTGGAAAAGGTAAGAATATGAAAAACAGGGAGATCAGGAATTCTAAGTTTGGATTTGGAGGAAGGAAAGGCTTGAAGAAACAGAACACTGCTGAAACCACTAATGATTTTAGGGGCTTCAACAAAGGCAGTGCTGCTGGTAATAAGAAAAGGAAAAGGTGA